One window from the genome of Kaistella carnis encodes:
- a CDS encoding sensor histidine kinase, which yields MNNKFIPFISVLMTISMIVFVTLQLYWIKELYGALNQDFSNKVYSSLESSALKVSQLEVDKYLNQDYKNFGKNVVDSSNQPTQTYIQQNSDSANKSTITFQKSIVENQNIPISKKGDTLKMTKLYTDEGILQIKKAPNSSEPLTTQMSKDINNNTYALREFAKLSASNLPIEKRVDAKTLDSVLSKELKLSGLDTKFGFAVMDRKNEVTNIANGIYKNEKDKASYTYPLFTDSKDRTLYTLALVFPDKKYSLVKNNLPMLLGTIMSLLTILGIYIISINYMMRQKKIAEVKTDFINNMSHEFKTPLATISVATDSLANDKIATNPDKVKYYSGLIKQENLRMKKQVENVLNMSKLERNEVKLFLRETDVRALIKKITESFGLIVAQRNGTLTQEFNTDRYLFKIDEFHISNALVNLLDNANKYSPEAPEIKVSTRNEGNWYVVEISDKGIGMETDNKVRIFEKFFREETGNIHNVKGQGLGLSYVKKIVELHKGQVIVDSKKDVGSTFTIKLPMNV from the coding sequence ATGAACAATAAGTTTATTCCTTTCATTTCAGTATTGATGACCATCTCGATGATTGTCTTCGTAACGCTTCAGTTATACTGGATCAAAGAATTGTATGGCGCACTGAACCAGGATTTTAGCAATAAAGTATATTCTTCTCTGGAATCTTCAGCCCTAAAAGTTTCGCAGCTGGAAGTGGATAAATACCTAAATCAGGATTACAAAAACTTCGGGAAAAATGTGGTGGACAGCAGCAATCAGCCAACGCAAACCTATATTCAGCAAAACTCAGATTCGGCCAATAAGTCCACTATTACCTTCCAAAAGAGCATTGTCGAAAATCAAAATATCCCTATTTCTAAAAAAGGCGATACTTTGAAGATGACGAAATTGTATACGGATGAAGGAATTCTGCAGATTAAAAAAGCACCCAATTCATCTGAGCCGTTAACCACCCAGATGAGCAAAGATATTAACAATAATACCTATGCTTTGCGTGAATTTGCAAAACTCAGTGCTTCAAATTTACCTATTGAAAAAAGAGTAGATGCAAAAACTTTGGATTCTGTTCTTTCTAAAGAATTGAAATTAAGTGGATTGGATACTAAGTTTGGTTTTGCGGTCATGGATCGAAAGAATGAGGTTACCAATATTGCGAACGGAATTTATAAAAACGAAAAAGATAAGGCCAGTTATACCTATCCGCTTTTTACCGATAGCAAAGACCGAACATTATATACGTTAGCGCTTGTTTTTCCGGATAAAAAATATTCCCTCGTCAAGAATAATCTGCCCATGCTTCTTGGGACTATTATGTCTTTGCTGACTATTTTGGGTATTTACATTATTTCCATTAATTATATGATGCGTCAGAAAAAAATCGCAGAGGTTAAGACCGACTTTATTAATAATATGTCTCATGAATTCAAAACACCGCTCGCCACCATTTCTGTAGCGACCGATTCGTTGGCGAATGATAAAATTGCGACCAATCCTGATAAGGTAAAATATTATTCCGGTTTGATCAAGCAAGAAAACCTTCGCATGAAGAAACAAGTAGAAAATGTCTTGAATATGTCGAAATTGGAGCGTAATGAGGTAAAATTATTTCTAAGAGAAACCGATGTTCGCGCTTTAATAAAAAAAATAACCGAGAGTTTTGGTTTAATCGTCGCCCAGAGAAATGGAACTTTAACCCAGGAATTCAATACCGATCGGTATCTCTTTAAAATTGATGAGTTTCATATTTCCAATGCTTTGGTCAATCTTTTAGATAATGCGAACAAATATTCGCCGGAAGCACCGGAAATTAAAGTAAGCACCAGAAATGAAGGAAACTGGTATGTTGTTGAGATTTCTGACAAAGGAATTGGGATGGAGACGGATAATAAAGTGCGGATTTTTGAGAAATTCTTTCGCGAAGAAACGGGGAATATTCATAATGTGAAAGGTCAGGGACTGGGATTGTCTTATGTAAAAAAAATTGTAGAACTCCATAAAGGTCAGGTGATCGTGGATTCTAAAAAGGACGTCGGTAGTACGTTTACTATAAAACTGCCAATGAATGTGTAA
- a CDS encoding response regulator transcription factor — MSNRILLVEDDQSFGAVLKDYLSINNFEVTLATDGEQGLKEFTENEFDICIFDVMMPKKDGFSLAEDVKRIDKNIPIIFLTARNMREDILKGYQLGADDYITKPFDTELLLYKIKAILQRSAVLEDSDQEQFKISNIFFDSMLRQLRVNETDYKLSPKENELLKLLCLHRNDFMPRDLALRKIWKKENYFTARSMDVYIAKLRKLLKEDDGLEIINVHGEGFRLLVKN; from the coding sequence ATGAGCAACAGGATCTTATTAGTAGAAGACGACCAAAGTTTTGGTGCAGTTTTAAAAGATTATTTATCCATCAATAATTTTGAAGTAACGCTCGCTACAGATGGAGAGCAAGGTTTAAAAGAATTTACAGAAAACGAATTCGATATCTGTATTTTTGATGTGATGATGCCTAAAAAGGACGGATTCAGTTTAGCAGAAGATGTAAAAAGGATCGATAAAAATATACCTATCATTTTCTTGACTGCAAGAAATATGCGCGAAGATATTTTAAAAGGATATCAGCTTGGTGCTGATGACTATATTACAAAACCTTTTGATACAGAACTGCTTTTGTATAAAATTAAAGCAATTTTACAGAGAAGTGCCGTGTTGGAGGATAGTGATCAGGAGCAGTTCAAGATCAGTAATATTTTCTTCGACTCTATGTTGCGTCAGTTGAGAGTCAACGAAACCGACTATAAACTGTCCCCAAAAGAAAATGAATTGTTGAAGTTGCTTTGTCTGCACCGAAACGATTTCATGCCAAGGGATTTGGCGCTAAGAAAAATCTGGAAGAAAGAAAATTACTTTACCGCGAGAAGTATGGATGTTTATATTGCCAAACTTCGGAAATTACTGAAAGAAGATGATGGCTTGGAGATCATCAATGTACACGGAGAAGGTTTCCGTTTATTGGTGAAGAACTAA
- a CDS encoding c-type cytochrome: MISWRKHYKRGLIAIGLLLSTSASIYAQGDAKNGEKLFKANCTACHALDKQLVGPALGGIVDKVKSEQNLDTDWLHKWIKDNKALRASGDKYANEIFEKFNKTEMTAFPNLTDQEIDDILEYTTNPPAPEPAADAAANGADTNSITSIEAQKRESMNSKIILISLMSIGGLLLWLLFKLRQLVKLQQTDELVGLNATRATSFGDIYNKYQNVGKGILVLLGIFAAYGLWNSLMWIGVYKGYKPEQPIYFSHKIHAGENKIDCQLCHSSAKYGKVSEIPSMNVCMNCHRNIAEYNGKYMEPGKDKAFYDGEIQKIYAATGWDPASQQYTGKTQPVEWTRIHNMPDFVYFNHAQHVVAGETAIINSYNKKNPDAKIDVVCKACHGQVDTMNVVQMANDFTMGWCIECHRTTEVDMNNGYNKEYFKNLHEKLKKQYGSGAKITVDAIGGLECGKCHY; encoded by the coding sequence ATGATTAGTTGGAGAAAGCATTACAAAAGAGGTCTTATCGCAATAGGTCTATTGCTGTCGACCAGTGCTTCTATTTACGCTCAAGGAGATGCCAAGAACGGTGAAAAGCTTTTTAAAGCAAATTGTACCGCGTGTCACGCATTGGACAAACAGCTTGTTGGTCCGGCTTTGGGAGGTATAGTAGATAAAGTTAAATCGGAGCAGAATTTAGACACTGATTGGCTTCATAAGTGGATTAAAGACAATAAAGCTTTACGAGCATCAGGAGACAAGTACGCTAACGAGATTTTCGAAAAGTTCAATAAAACTGAAATGACTGCATTTCCTAATCTAACCGATCAGGAAATTGATGACATTTTAGAGTACACTACCAATCCACCTGCACCGGAGCCTGCGGCTGATGCTGCTGCAAATGGAGCAGATACAAATTCAATTACGTCCATCGAAGCTCAGAAGAGAGAGTCAATGAATTCAAAAATTATTTTGATTTCACTTATGTCGATTGGTGGGCTTTTGCTTTGGTTGTTATTTAAGTTGAGACAATTAGTAAAACTACAGCAAACCGATGAGCTGGTTGGCTTGAACGCCACACGCGCTACTTCATTTGGAGACATCTATAATAAATACCAAAATGTTGGAAAAGGAATCCTTGTTCTACTCGGTATTTTTGCAGCATACGGTTTGTGGAACAGTTTGATGTGGATCGGTGTTTACAAAGGTTATAAACCTGAACAACCAATTTACTTCTCTCACAAAATTCACGCAGGTGAAAACAAGATTGACTGTCAGTTATGTCACTCTTCTGCAAAATATGGTAAAGTTTCAGAAATTCCTTCAATGAATGTTTGTATGAACTGTCACCGAAATATCGCTGAATATAACGGTAAATACATGGAGCCAGGAAAAGACAAAGCATTCTACGATGGAGAAATTCAGAAAATTTATGCAGCTACTGGCTGGGATCCTGCTTCACAACAATATACCGGTAAAACACAACCTGTAGAATGGACGAGAATTCACAACATGCCGGACTTTGTGTATTTTAATCACGCACAGCACGTTGTTGCAGGGGAGACTGCGATTATAAATTCTTATAATAAAAAGAATCCGGATGCTAAGATAGACGTAGTTTGTAAAGCTTGTCACGGACAGGTTGATACCATGAATGTGGTACAGATGGCAAACGATTTCACCATGGGATGGTGTATCGAATGTCACAGAACTACAGAAGTAGATATGAACAATGGTTATAATAAAGAGTACTTCAAAAATCTACATGAAAAACTGAAAAAACAGTATGGTTCAGGTGCGAAAATTACTGTAGATGCGATTGGAGGTCTTGAGTGTGGTAAATGTCATTATTAA
- a CDS encoding SPOR domain-containing protein, with protein MKYFLKIFAVLFLTSIQFFEAQQVVKKDTLSGTPLSIMMDQKVSDLLSEVEDKCATTIGNNTNYSGPDYSNNTPRTTTPKISVPDRELTNAEICRKNPRIMGYKIQLAVVKSNEEAREVGMFFRRRFPNMKVEIDASLRPNYKVMAGSYFTKQSAAADLSRIKQYFKSAMAIQYRVFCVEAK; from the coding sequence ATGAAATACTTTCTGAAAATATTCGCAGTCCTGTTCTTAACATCAATCCAGTTCTTTGAAGCACAGCAAGTTGTAAAGAAAGACACCCTCTCTGGAACCCCATTATCTATAATGATGGATCAGAAAGTAAGTGATTTACTGAGTGAAGTTGAAGATAAATGCGCCACTACAATTGGAAATAATACAAATTATTCCGGACCAGATTACTCTAATAATACGCCCAGAACCACGACACCTAAGATTTCTGTACCGGATAGAGAGCTTACCAATGCTGAGATCTGCCGTAAAAACCCACGTATTATGGGATATAAAATTCAGCTCGCTGTTGTAAAAAGCAATGAGGAAGCCAGAGAAGTTGGAATGTTTTTCAGAAGAAGATTTCCGAACATGAAAGTGGAAATTGATGCATCACTAAGACCCAACTACAAAGTAATGGCAGGAAGTTATTTCACCAAACAAAGTGCCGCAGCTGATTTATCGAGAATTAAACAATACTTTAAAAGCGCAATGGCAATCCAATACCGCGTTTTCTGTGTAGAAGCCAAATAA
- the nrfD gene encoding NrfD/PsrC family molybdoenzyme membrane anchor subunit — protein sequence MSGHYEAPIREPLIIGHKTYHDISNDIARPIEERAGKLWWVSFWIALTLFIYGFGCIAYTIGTGIGAWGLNRTNNWGWDITNFVWWVGIGHAGTLISAVLLLFRQRWRMSVNRSAEAMTIFAVVQAAIFPVIHMGRVWVGYWVFPLPNQFGSLWTNFNSPLLWDVFAISTYFSVSSVFWFMGLIPDFAMIRDRAKTPWTKRIYTFLSFGWGGKAKHWQRFEELSLVLAGLATPLVFSVHTTVSFDFATSVIKGWHSTIYPPYFVAGAIFSGFAMVQTLLLVARKVAHLEDYITMYHIEIMNIVIIVTGGMVTVAYATEYFIAWYSGSRYEDFTYLSPGAATGPYWWAFWALIICNLVVPALFWFKKIRTNIMATFIIALIINIGMWFERFDIIVINISRDYLPSSWTMFKPSIIDVGVYLGTIGFFGVLFLLYARTFPVIAQAELKTILKISGETYKAKEEEDEHH from the coding sequence ATGTCAGGACATTACGAAGCTCCGATAAGGGAACCTTTAATTATTGGTCACAAGACTTATCACGATATATCAAACGATATCGCCCGACCTATAGAAGAAAGAGCAGGAAAACTCTGGTGGGTTTCTTTCTGGATAGCGTTGACTTTATTCATCTATGGATTTGGTTGTATTGCTTACACCATTGGTACCGGTATTGGTGCTTGGGGTCTGAACAGGACCAACAACTGGGGATGGGATATTACCAACTTCGTTTGGTGGGTAGGAATTGGTCACGCAGGGACCTTGATTTCTGCAGTATTGTTATTATTTAGACAGCGTTGGAGAATGTCTGTAAACCGTTCTGCCGAGGCGATGACCATCTTCGCGGTAGTACAGGCAGCTATTTTCCCTGTAATTCACATGGGTAGAGTTTGGGTAGGTTATTGGGTGTTCCCTTTACCAAACCAGTTCGGTTCACTTTGGACCAACTTCAACTCGCCACTTCTTTGGGATGTATTTGCGATTTCTACGTACTTCTCTGTATCCAGTGTATTCTGGTTTATGGGATTGATTCCGGATTTTGCTATGATCAGAGACCGTGCGAAAACTCCGTGGACGAAAAGAATTTATACCTTCCTTTCATTTGGTTGGGGTGGTAAGGCAAAACACTGGCAGCGTTTCGAAGAGTTATCTCTTGTATTGGCTGGTTTAGCAACACCACTTGTATTCTCCGTACACACCACGGTATCTTTTGACTTTGCTACGTCGGTAATTAAAGGATGGCACTCTACGATCTATCCTCCTTACTTCGTTGCAGGAGCAATTTTCTCCGGATTTGCAATGGTACAAACGCTATTGTTAGTCGCAAGAAAAGTGGCGCACTTAGAAGATTATATTACCATGTATCATATCGAAATTATGAACATCGTAATTATAGTAACCGGTGGTATGGTAACTGTAGCCTATGCAACTGAATATTTTATCGCTTGGTACTCCGGTTCAAGATATGAAGACTTTACTTATCTGTCTCCGGGTGCAGCAACTGGTCCTTACTGGTGGGCATTCTGGGCCTTGATTATTTGTAACTTGGTTGTTCCGGCGTTATTCTGGTTCAAAAAAATCAGAACAAATATTATGGCAACTTTCATCATCGCTTTGATTATTAATATCGGAATGTGGTTTGAAAGATTTGATATTATCGTTATTAATATTTCCAGAGATTACTTGCCAAGTTCTTGGACAATGTTTAAACCATCCATCATCGATGTTGGAGTTTATTTAGGAACAATTGGTTTCTTTGGAGTATTATTCTTATTATATGCCCGAACATTCCCTGTAATTGCACAGGCAGAATTGAAGACTATTTTGAAAATATCAGGTGAAACTTATAAAGCAAAAGAAGAAGAAGATGAGCACCACTAA
- a CDS encoding TAT-variant-translocated molybdopterin oxidoreductase — protein sequence MASNKIKFRSIHELKDPSLNGKLAQKEFQNEIPVGELLGGGQSNESGTSRRDFLKLLGFSTAAVTLAACEAPVIKTIPYVVKPHEIIPGVPNYYASTFFDGFDFASVLVKTREGRPIKIEPNPLAKDLGKTSARAQAAVLSLYDNDKVKQPKLDGKDETFDKVDDFVLKGLAEAQGAGKKIVLLSHSFASPTFKKLFADFKAKYPTAELVTYDALPHTAALDAAEEVFGQRALPVYDLTKTQLVVSFQADFLGDFNGGSLETSYAAARKPGPNMLRHIQVESNMTLTGANADTRVALKPSAVNKVLVEVYNGLNGGSISKEAGEIVKELQAKGSNAVVLADGSKAAHVLANLINQKLASNAFTGKANFLKEFDAARYQEFLSWMNSGQVGVLIANNVNPMYSSAKGEDFKKSLAKVPYVIAIADKKNEMYKAAKAVIPVANWLESWGDLTPQTGVYTLMQPTIQRIFKSRQIEDSLLVWMNGKGNPANNYYDYLKANAATMIGGTTFNKALYNGIVAGGNTATLSYAGGNAQQAVTELSGFKSSDLELVLYTKTAIGDGTQANNPWLQELPDPITRMTWDNYLTMSPKDAARLGIENDLNGRMQLGGSLVNVKVNGVTLKEVPVYVQPGQAEGSLGLALGYGKKDSGKVAETGINAYPVFDGSNFVMSNVKIEKTGGSHEFAGMQLQNTLMGRYEIAREVSLDTFLNVKFDDEKLGWNKPLEYHTLNGALPAGKIDLWDAFDDTDGPHFNLSIDLNSCTGCGACVIACQAENNVPVVGKDEVRMSRDMFWLRIDRYYTTDIPAEVDLNKDGKLSQEEAVAADLNVPGMYGHFMDKESGILNHPAANPDVIFQPVMCQHCNHAPCETVCPVAATSHGKQGQNQMAYNRCIGTRYCANNCPYKVRRFNWFTYNLNDKFDFNQNNDLGRMVLNPDVVVRTRGVMEKCSLCIQMTQNTILEAKKEGRTIKDGEFSTACVNACATGAMKFGDMNDKNSEVRALFSTNRRYTLLEEIGTKPNVFYHTKVRNRKENNV from the coding sequence ATGGCTTCAAATAAAATAAAATTCAGAAGTATTCACGAACTGAAAGATCCGAGCTTAAACGGTAAGTTGGCTCAAAAAGAATTTCAGAATGAAATTCCTGTGGGTGAATTATTAGGCGGCGGGCAATCAAATGAGTCGGGAACTTCCAGAAGAGATTTTCTAAAACTTTTAGGGTTCTCTACCGCAGCAGTTACATTAGCTGCGTGTGAAGCTCCGGTGATCAAAACGATTCCTTATGTGGTGAAACCGCATGAAATTATTCCGGGTGTACCTAATTATTATGCCTCTACATTTTTTGATGGATTTGATTTTGCCAGTGTTTTAGTTAAAACCAGAGAAGGTCGTCCAATCAAAATTGAACCAAATCCTCTTGCAAAAGATTTAGGTAAAACAAGCGCAAGAGCGCAAGCAGCTGTACTTTCATTATATGATAATGATAAAGTAAAGCAACCGAAATTAGACGGAAAAGATGAAACTTTCGATAAAGTTGATGATTTTGTTCTAAAAGGTTTAGCTGAAGCGCAGGGTGCAGGAAAGAAAATTGTTCTTTTGTCGCATTCATTTGCTTCCCCAACATTCAAAAAATTATTTGCTGACTTTAAAGCAAAATATCCTACCGCAGAACTGGTAACCTATGATGCACTTCCTCACACCGCAGCTTTAGATGCTGCCGAAGAAGTTTTCGGACAACGTGCATTACCGGTATATGATTTAACGAAAACGCAGTTGGTCGTTTCTTTCCAAGCAGATTTCTTAGGAGATTTTAATGGAGGTTCTTTAGAAACTTCTTACGCAGCCGCAAGAAAGCCGGGTCCAAATATGTTGAGACACATTCAAGTGGAGTCTAACATGACGTTAACCGGAGCTAATGCCGATACAAGAGTGGCCTTGAAACCAAGTGCCGTAAATAAAGTTCTGGTAGAAGTTTATAACGGACTTAATGGTGGAAGCATCAGTAAAGAAGCTGGCGAAATTGTTAAAGAATTACAGGCAAAAGGCAGCAACGCAGTTGTTTTAGCAGATGGTTCAAAAGCGGCACACGTTTTAGCAAACTTAATTAATCAGAAATTAGCATCGAACGCTTTCACAGGTAAAGCAAACTTCTTAAAAGAATTTGATGCTGCAAGATATCAGGAATTTTTAAGCTGGATGAATTCGGGACAAGTTGGTGTTTTAATCGCCAATAATGTAAACCCAATGTATTCCAGCGCGAAAGGTGAAGATTTCAAAAAATCTTTAGCAAAGGTTCCGTATGTTATCGCAATTGCTGATAAGAAAAACGAAATGTATAAAGCAGCGAAAGCTGTGATCCCGGTAGCCAACTGGTTGGAGTCTTGGGGCGATCTGACACCACAAACTGGTGTTTATACCTTGATGCAGCCAACCATTCAAAGAATCTTTAAATCAAGACAAATCGAAGATTCGTTGTTGGTTTGGATGAATGGAAAAGGAAATCCTGCGAATAATTATTACGATTATTTAAAAGCAAATGCTGCCACAATGATTGGTGGTACTACTTTCAATAAAGCCTTGTATAATGGAATAGTGGCAGGTGGAAATACCGCTACACTTTCTTATGCCGGTGGTAACGCACAGCAGGCAGTTACTGAGTTGAGTGGATTTAAATCCTCTGACTTAGAATTGGTTTTATATACTAAAACTGCAATTGGAGACGGTACACAAGCGAACAACCCATGGTTACAAGAATTACCGGATCCGATTACGAGAATGACATGGGATAATTACCTGACAATGTCTCCGAAAGATGCAGCGAGATTAGGAATCGAAAACGATCTTAATGGTAGAATGCAGCTCGGTGGATCACTGGTAAATGTTAAGGTGAATGGCGTAACTTTAAAAGAGGTTCCTGTATACGTTCAACCAGGTCAGGCTGAAGGATCTTTAGGACTTGCTTTAGGGTATGGTAAAAAAGATTCAGGTAAAGTAGCAGAAACAGGAATTAATGCTTATCCGGTATTTGACGGTTCAAACTTCGTAATGTCGAATGTGAAAATCGAAAAAACTGGTGGCAGTCATGAGTTTGCAGGAATGCAGCTTCAAAATACCTTAATGGGTCGTTATGAGATCGCAAGAGAAGTTTCCTTGGATACCTTCTTAAATGTGAAATTTGATGACGAGAAATTAGGCTGGAATAAACCTTTGGAATATCACACCCTTAACGGCGCTTTACCAGCTGGTAAAATTGACCTTTGGGATGCATTCGATGATACCGATGGTCCACACTTTAATTTATCAATTGACCTAAACTCCTGTACAGGTTGTGGCGCATGTGTTATCGCTTGTCAGGCGGAAAACAATGTTCCGGTTGTAGGTAAAGATGAAGTGAGAATGTCCAGAGATATGTTCTGGTTAAGAATTGACCGTTATTATACAACTGATATTCCGGCTGAAGTTGATTTGAATAAAGATGGTAAACTTTCTCAGGAAGAAGCCGTAGCAGCAGATCTTAACGTACCGGGAATGTATGGTCACTTTATGGATAAGGAAAGTGGAATATTAAACCACCCCGCGGCAAATCCAGACGTGATTTTCCAACCGGTGATGTGTCAGCACTGTAATCATGCACCATGTGAAACTGTATGTCCTGTGGCAGCAACTTCTCACGGTAAGCAAGGTCAGAATCAAATGGCTTATAACAGATGTATTGGTACAAGATATTGTGCGAATAACTGTCCTTATAAAGTTCGTCGTTTCAACTGGTTTACTTATAACCTTAATGATAAATTCGACTTTAATCAAAATAATGATTTAGGAAGAATGGTTCTAAACCCGGATGTTGTAGTAAGAACAAGAGGGGTTATGGAAAAATGTTCATTGTGTATTCAAATGACTCAGAACACCATTTTGGAAGCGAAAAAAGAAGGAAGAACGATCAAAGACGGGGAATTCTCTACCGCTTGTGTGAATGCATGTGCGACCGGAGCAATGAAATTTGGTGATATGAATGATAAGAACTCTGAAGTAAGAGCACTTTTTAGCACCAACAGAAGATATACTTTGCTGGAAGAAATTGGTACCAAACCAAACGTATTCTACCACACCAAAGTGAGAAATAGAAAAGAAAATAATGTTTAA
- a CDS encoding SRPBCC family protein has protein sequence MNTEIKFNTDEHAATIYVMKVLHTTVDKVWKHFTQKDLIDQWWAPKPWKCETTKMNFEKDGEWHYAMVSPDNEKHFAGAHYHEINFHRSFDWTDFFADEEGNINSEMPGSNWLIGFTGVDEGTKLTINIHFKSRQDLQESLKMGFEQGFKSRLNQLEDLLNKKD, from the coding sequence ATGAACACAGAAATAAAATTCAATACCGACGAACACGCAGCGACCATTTATGTAATGAAAGTTCTGCACACTACCGTAGATAAAGTTTGGAAGCACTTTACCCAAAAAGATTTGATAGATCAGTGGTGGGCTCCAAAACCCTGGAAGTGCGAAACTACAAAGATGAATTTCGAAAAAGACGGCGAGTGGCATTATGCGATGGTAAGTCCCGATAACGAAAAGCATTTCGCAGGGGCACATTATCATGAAATAAACTTTCACCGCAGCTTCGACTGGACTGATTTTTTCGCTGATGAAGAGGGAAATATCAACAGTGAAATGCCGGGTTCAAACTGGCTTATTGGGTTTACAGGTGTTGATGAAGGAACAAAACTGACCATCAATATCCATTTCAAATCACGACAAGATTTACAGGAGTCTTTAAAAATGGGCTTTGAGCAAGGATTTAAAAGCAGACTAAACCAGCTGGAGGATTTACTAAATAAAAAAGACTGA